GCGCTCCGACATCGGATCTCGATCGACGCCCGGGCCGTACGTCAGGCTCCGGCCGTCCCAGTCGGCGCTCTGGTGGGGCGTGAAGATGGTCCATCGCATCACGCCGAAGCGGCGGGCGAAGAAGGGGCCCACCAGCGGCAGCACGCGGTGCTCGGGGCGGTGCCAGGCGAGGTAGCGCTCGCCATCGGCGTCGTCGTCGACCTTCCGGAACCGCACGAACGCCTTGGCCTTGTGGGCGTCGAAGCGGACCTGCTTGTGCATCACCTCGAAGGGCCGCACGTCGGGGTCGGCCGCGTCGAGGAGCAATCCGCGGTCGCCCTCGACGCCGATGCGCCACACGAGGCGGTACAACACGGCCCAGCGGGATTCGTCGCGGTGGCAGGCGACGGTGCGGGCCCGCTCGAGGAAGGTTGCCGGCAGCCTCACCGCGGGGGCGGTCCCGCTGTCTTCCACGCCCGGGTCGAACAGCGAGCCGCCCGCGTCGGCGTCGCGCCAGGCCACGGCGTCCGGCGGCACGCGGCGGCGCAGCAGGCGGCGCGCGTGGTCGCACCACTGGTCGAAGTCGTGGCTTACGCCCACAACGATCACGCCGGCCGCTCCAACTGGTCGACCGCCAGGCGGCGGGTGAACAGCCGCATCTGCCGGTCGCTGGGCTTGAAGCGTTCGATCAGCAGCTCGGGCGTTTTCTTGATGACCTCGCCGCCGGGCACGCGGATGAAGGGGCCCGCCCGGTTCATCGGCGTCCGCATCGCCCGCAGGTCGGCCTCGCGCACGCGGCGACGCGTGCGGAGCTTCATGATCCGCCCCACCGTCCGCGTGCCGAAGCCCGGGACGCGGAGCAGGTCGGCCCGCGGCGCGGTGTTGACGTCGACGGGGAAGAAGGCCGGGTGGCGCAGGGCCCACGACAGCTTGGGGTCGTGCTCCAGGCTCAGGTCGGGCGCGTCGGGCATGGTCAGCTCGCTGGCGTCGAAGCCGTAGAAGCGCACGAGCCAGTCGGCCTGGTACAGCCGGTGCTCGCGGATGAGCGGCGGGGTCATGGCCGGCAGGTCGCCATCGGCGCCCAGGAACGGGCTGTAGGCCGAGTAGTAGACGCGCTTGAGGTTCTGCCCGGTGTACAGCCTCGTCGCGGTGGTCAGGATGTCGCGGTCGTTGGCCGGCGAGGCCCCCACCACCATCTGCGTGCTCTGGCCGGCGGGCATGAAGCGGGGCGCGCTGCGGGTCTTCTTCCGCTCGGCCTTCGACTCGATCAGCCGGTCGCGCAGGGCGCTCATCGTCAGGTCGACGGTCTTCATGCTCTTCTCGGGGGCGAGCTTCTTGAGGTCGGCGTCGGTGGGCAGCTCGACGTTCGCGCTCATGCGGTCGGCGTAGCGGCCGGCCTTCTCGAGCAGCTCCCCGCTCGCCCCCGGCACGGCCTTGAGGTGCACGTAGCCGAAGAACCGCTCGTCCTGCCGCAGCCGCCGGGCGACCTCGGCGAGCTGCTCCATGGTGTAGTCGGGGCTCTGGATGATGCCCGAGCTGAGGAACAGCCCCTCGATGTAGTTCCGCTTGTAGAACTCGACGGTCAGGAACACGACCTCGTCGACGGTGAACCGCGCCCTCGGCGTGTCGCTCGTCACCCGGTTTACGCAGAAGCGGCAGTCGTAGACGCACCAGTTGGTCAGGAGCAGCTTGAGCAGGCTCACGCACCGGCCATCGGGCGTGTAGCTGTGGCAGATCCCCACCCCGTCGGTGTCGCCCAGGCCCCTGGCCTTGCCGAGTCTGCCGTTGGAGCGCTTGGCCCCGCTGCTGGCGCACGAGGCGTCGTACTTGGCCGCGTCGGCGAGGATGGCCAGCTTCCGTGCGAGATCCATGAAACGATTCTAGATCCGCCAGGGCTATTGTTTGGGTTGTGGGCGGGTAAGTGTCAATGCGGGTCGGCCCTGCTCCGCCGGCCGCCGAATGGCCAATTCTGAACAGCCCCCGCACGCCAGCAAAGCCGCCGCTGAAGCCCGCGTGAGCATCGCCTCAGAGTGCACGAACTCCCTGTCGAACCCTTGTTTTACCGAAGAAAACGGGCAAGCTGTCCTTCGGGCCGTCGACGCACGGGTGGGGCGGCACGTGCCGCCCGCGACGCTTTCAACCCCTGGAGATCACCCATGCATCCCGTCACCCGTATCACCTCGCTTGCTTCCATAGCCATTCTGATGGCCCCGCCCGCCCTGGCCCAGTGCGACTGGCAGCGCGTCGATTCGCCAAACCCAGGCGACTACGCCAACAGCTTCGCCGACGCCCACGCCGCCGACGCCGACGGCAGCCCGCTCTACGCGCTGCTGCTGGCCGACAACACCGCCGCCTTCGGCAACCCGCTGGACTACCTGGTCTACCGCCGCGACGCGGGCGACTGGGTCGCCCTCCCGCCGCCGGGCCGCGGCTCGCTGGACACCATCCCCCAGTACTTCGGCATCCACGTGGATGAGCAGGACCGCGTGTTCATCTTCGGCACCGAAGACTTCGACGAGCCCTCGCTCCAAGCCGACCCGACCATCACCATGTACGACGGGTTCTGGCGCGAGCCGGTGACGATCAACCTGGGCATCATCTTCGGCCTCCCCACGTTCCAGCGGGGCGGGGAGATCCACGCGATGGACACCGCCCCCGACGGCACGATGTTCGCCGTGGGCAAGGCGACCGGCCACGCCCGCACCGATGACGGCAACATCCCGCTGTTCATGATCAACCGCGGGGGCGAATGGGTCGAGCTGGTCCCCGAGACGATGGACTTCCCCGGCGCCCTGGACCCCAGCACCATCCTGACCGACGTGCGTGCCTTCGCGGCCGACGACGTGTGGGCGGTGGGGGCGCACGGACGCAACGACGACACGGGGCTCGACGCCGGCGGCCTCATCCTGCACTGGAATGGCTCGGAGATCACCATCGTCGAGGACCCGCGCACCGGCGGCGAATTCGAGGGCTTCCCGCTCGAGAAGATGGACGCGATGGGCCCCAACAACATCATCGCCGTGGGCGGGTACGTGTTCGACGGCACGAGCGCCATCGCCCACTACGACGGCACCGAATGGACGCGGGTCGATAGCCCGGTCGACGACACCTTCCTGGACGTCGCCTTCGACGAGGACGGCACGGCCTGGGCCACGCCCTTCGCCGCACACCCCGAGATCGCGTTCTTCGATGGCTCGAGTTGGTCCGCCCGGCCCGCCCCGCGGCCCGAGGACTTCCTCAACACGCTGGCCACCGACGGCGATGGGGCGGTCTGGCTGCTGGGCCAGGATACGGATTTCGACTCGGCCAGCCTCGTGCTCGACTGCGACGCGTGCCCGGCGGACTTCAACGGCGACGGCGACCTGGACGTCTTCGACTTCCTGGCCTTCCAGAACGCCTTCGACGCGGGCGACCCCAGCGCCGACCTGACCGGCGACGGCGTGCTGGATATCTTCGACTTCCTGGCGTTCCAGAACGCCTTCGACGCGGGCTGCGAGTAAGGAGGACGCCACCCGGTGCCAGCGCCCGAGCATGACCAATCCAAGCCGGAGGGTTCAGGCCCCAAGCCCGGCACGCTGCACCGCGAGCTCAAGTTCCGCGATGCGCTCATGTTCGGCGTGGGCGGCATGCTCGGGGCGGGCATCTACGCCATCATCGGCGAGGCGACCGCCGACGCGGGCAACCTGCTTTGGCTCTCGCTCTCCCTGGCCGCGCTGGTTGCGTTGTGCACCGCGTTCACCTATGCCGAGTTGGTATCGATGTTCCCAGACGCGGGCGGGGGCTACGAGTACGTCTCGCAGGCCTTCGGCCGCACGTTCGCCGCGTGGGCGGCGACCCTCTTGTTGGGCACGGGCATCATCGCCGCGGCGGCGATCTCGATCGCGTTTGCCGACTACCTCGGCCGGTTGGTCGATCTCAACGCGCGTGTGATCATCGCGGGCATCCTGGTGCTGGTCACCGCCTTCAACGCGTGGGGTGCGGGCGAGTCCTCGTGGTTCAACACCGTCGCGACCATCGCGACCGTGCTGGGGCTGCTGGTGGTCATCGGCTTCGGCGTGCCGGCGGTGTTCGGCCTTGGCGATGGATCAGAGGGCGGCACGGACCTGCTCGGCCCCGCGCCCGGCGGCTGGATCGGCGTCTCGGCGGCCGCGGCGCTGGCGTTCTTCAGCTTCGTAGGCTTCGAGGACCTGGTCAAGATGGCCGAGGAGGTCGAAGAGCCGCGGAAGAACCTGCCGCGCGCCCTCATCGCCTCGACGCTCATCGTCACGGTCATCTACGCGCTGGTTGCGATCTCGGCGGTGAGCATCCTCGATCACGAGAGCCTGGCCGAGTCCAAGGGCCCGCTGTCTGCGGTCATGCGCGAGGCCTGGGGCCCCATCGGCGGCGTGGGCATCACCATCATCGCCCTGTTCGCCACCAGCAAGACGGTTCTGACCAACGTCATGGGCAACTCGCGGCTGCTGATGGACGTGGCGCGCGATCACGACAAGCTGAGCTTCCTGGCCTACGTGGCCCCCAAGGTGCACACGCCCGTGGCGGCCCTGGGGCTGACCTTCGTCGTGACCCTGGCCTTCGCCCTCATCGGCGACCTTGGGCTGGTCGCGTCCATCAGCAACTTCTGCGTCTTTTCGGCCTTCATCGTCGTCAATGCCGCCCTCATCAAGCTGCACGTGAGCCGGCCCGAGCTGCGCAAGCAGCAGGGCTTCCGCGTGCCCCTGCACGTGCCCCTGGGCGCCGGCCGCGTGTCGGTGCTGCCCTGCGTCTCGATCGTGCTGCTCATGGCGCTCATCGCGGCGAATGTCAAGAACCTGCTGGGATAGCGGCAGCCCCGCGTTCTGGCACTGATATTGCACCCTTGCCTGCCGTGGCCGCGAAGAGCGAGTGGCCGCGCCCCCGCGGGCCCACCGTGGCCCGCACGAGCCCCGACATGGCCACCAGTGGCCCACCCGCTCGGGCACAGCACCCCGGATTGGAGAATTCAACGATGCCCACGGCCCCCTCCCCCCGTCGTGCGTGCGGCCTGCTCGCCGTCGCCGCCCTGACCGCCGCCAGCCCCGCGCTGGCGATCGATGATGTCGAGCCCGGCCCGACCCGGGCCCTGGAGCGCGACACGGTGTTCCAGCCGTCGTATGGCGACCAGTTCTACGGCGAGGTCGCCGCCGGCGTGGACGAGTACTTCGCGGTGTGGGCCGACACCCGCGTGGGCGGGCGAGCACCCATCGGCTTCGACCTGTACGGCCAGCGCATCAACCCCGATGGAACGCTGGAGGCCCCCGGCAGCATCGCGCTGCTGGCCTCGCTCGATCGCGACGTCGACGGCGTGCCGGTGGTGGCGTTCAACGGCTCGATCTACCTGGCCGCGTGGTGCGAGGGCGACGAGCTATGGGCCATGCGCATCGAGCAGGACGGCACGCCCATCGACCCCGACGGCTTCCTGGTCGGCGTGCGGCGCACGCTCCAGTGGCCGTCGATCGCCAGCGACGGCGACGGCTTCCTGATCGCCCAGGGCGGACGCGATGGCAACCTGTACGCGACGCGCGTGGGGGCCGACGGCGCGGTGCTCGATCCCGATGGGCTCGTCATCGACTCGGGCGTCACCAGCAGCGGCTTCCCGAAGGTCGCCTTCGGCGACGGCGCGTACGTGGTGACGTGGAGCCGCCTGCCGGGCGGGAACGTGCGGGCCCTTCGCATCACGCCCGATGGCACGCTGGTCGACGGCGTGGGCGGGTTCGACGTGTCGGGTGGCGACTTCGACGTCTCGCCGCAGATCGCCTATGACGGCGAGAAGTTCCTCATCGGCTGGTCGCGTGAGGACGTGACGCACTTCGACCTGTACTCGTCGACGGTGGACTTCGGCGCGGGCATCGCGGTCTCGACGCCCCAGGAGTTCCTCGACGGCGCCACCCTCGGCTTCATCCGCAACACGCAGATCAATTTCAACGGCCGGGACCACCTGTTCCTGATCACCGTCGATGAGCCGGCCAGCGTCTTCCGCGACGTGTACGCGATGCGCCTGGATACCGGCGGCTTCGCGCTCGATCTTCCCTTCCCCGTCGACAACACGCCGCAGCTCGGCCAGACCTCGTTCGGGCTGGCGAGCCTGGACGGGCAGTGGCTGGCGGGCTACGAGGCCAACGACATCCTGGGCGTCGACCTGGTGTACGACGTGCAGGCGGCGCGCATCGACGCAGGCGGCACCGTGCTCGATCGGCCCGAGCCGCTGGAGATCTCGCCTGGCGCGACGTGGCAGGTGCAGCCGGCGATCGCCGCGGCGCCCGGCACTTCGCCCGGTTCGCCCGCGTTTCTCACGGTCTTCGAGGACTGGCGCGAGGGGCCCAGCGACTACCAGCCCGACCTGTACGGCGTGCGCGTGGATTCCAACGGTGTTCCCATCGACACCACCGCGTTCCCCGTCGCGACGATCGCCGGCTCGGCCCAG
This portion of the Phycisphaerales bacterium genome encodes:
- a CDS encoding EF-hand domain-containing protein, yielding MPTAPSPRRACGLLAVAALTAASPALAIDDVEPGPTRALERDTVFQPSYGDQFYGEVAAGVDEYFAVWADTRVGGRAPIGFDLYGQRINPDGTLEAPGSIALLASLDRDVDGVPVVAFNGSIYLAAWCEGDELWAMRIEQDGTPIDPDGFLVGVRRTLQWPSIASDGDGFLIAQGGRDGNLYATRVGADGAVLDPDGLVIDSGVTSSGFPKVAFGDGAYVVTWSRLPGGNVRALRITPDGTLVDGVGGFDVSGGDFDVSPQIAYDGEKFLIGWSREDVTHFDLYSSTVDFGAGIAVSTPQEFLDGATLGFIRNTQINFNGRDHLFLITVDEPASVFRDVYAMRLDTGGFALDLPFPVDNTPQLGQTSFGLASLDGQWLAGYEANDILGVDLVYDVQAARIDAGGTVLDRPEPLEISPGATWQVQPAIAAAPGTSPGSPAFLTVFEDWREGPSDYQPDLYGVRVDSNGVPIDTTAFPVATIAGSAQTDAHATYADSSIGEQFAVAFQSQNGAVDQIRLARLTLDGALLTPAGGTLLFANQPNGDALDPRIAFNGDRFAVAFSDGLLAPGESALRVRLADASGAPIGDTLNVPAADRVNINAFDVAAGPDGEFLISWTRPSPGGAYATRLSSDGVFLGTATLQTTGTTTIRFSRVAYNPRANGGAGSYLVAWTQFDGGGLRVLTRPLGNDGRPLGPTVALTDPTSNIAVVSVMASGEGFVLGGSTLVGSGPSATFQRWVLPVDDTGATTAERTVLATSERDLTYGDAAFALSDGSLLAGYSQFEGNPKNAARLFVQPAAIGGCPADFDGDGVLTIFDFLAFQNAFDAGEPIADFDGDGLLTLFDFLAFQNAFDQGCV
- a CDS encoding putative DNA modification/repair radical SAM protein, encoding MDLARKLAILADAAKYDASCASSGAKRSNGRLGKARGLGDTDGVGICHSYTPDGRCVSLLKLLLTNWCVYDCRFCVNRVTSDTPRARFTVDEVVFLTVEFYKRNYIEGLFLSSGIIQSPDYTMEQLAEVARRLRQDERFFGYVHLKAVPGASGELLEKAGRYADRMSANVELPTDADLKKLAPEKSMKTVDLTMSALRDRLIESKAERKKTRSAPRFMPAGQSTQMVVGASPANDRDILTTATRLYTGQNLKRVYYSAYSPFLGADGDLPAMTPPLIREHRLYQADWLVRFYGFDASELTMPDAPDLSLEHDPKLSWALRHPAFFPVDVNTAPRADLLRVPGFGTRTVGRIMKLRTRRRVREADLRAMRTPMNRAGPFIRVPGGEVIKKTPELLIERFKPSDRQMRLFTRRLAVDQLERPA
- a CDS encoding GC-type dockerin domain-anchored protein is translated as MHPVTRITSLASIAILMAPPALAQCDWQRVDSPNPGDYANSFADAHAADADGSPLYALLLADNTAAFGNPLDYLVYRRDAGDWVALPPPGRGSLDTIPQYFGIHVDEQDRVFIFGTEDFDEPSLQADPTITMYDGFWREPVTINLGIIFGLPTFQRGGEIHAMDTAPDGTMFAVGKATGHARTDDGNIPLFMINRGGEWVELVPETMDFPGALDPSTILTDVRAFAADDVWAVGAHGRNDDTGLDAGGLILHWNGSEITIVEDPRTGGEFEGFPLEKMDAMGPNNIIAVGGYVFDGTSAIAHYDGTEWTRVDSPVDDTFLDVAFDEDGTAWATPFAAHPEIAFFDGSSWSARPAPRPEDFLNTLATDGDGAVWLLGQDTDFDSASLVLDCDACPADFNGDGDLDVFDFLAFQNAFDAGDPSADLTGDGVLDIFDFLAFQNAFDAGCE
- a CDS encoding APC family permease — its product is MPAPEHDQSKPEGSGPKPGTLHRELKFRDALMFGVGGMLGAGIYAIIGEATADAGNLLWLSLSLAALVALCTAFTYAELVSMFPDAGGGYEYVSQAFGRTFAAWAATLLLGTGIIAAAAISIAFADYLGRLVDLNARVIIAGILVLVTAFNAWGAGESSWFNTVATIATVLGLLVVIGFGVPAVFGLGDGSEGGTDLLGPAPGGWIGVSAAAALAFFSFVGFEDLVKMAEEVEEPRKNLPRALIASTLIVTVIYALVAISAVSILDHESLAESKGPLSAVMREAWGPIGGVGITIIALFATSKTVLTNVMGNSRLLMDVARDHDKLSFLAYVAPKVHTPVAALGLTFVVTLAFALIGDLGLVASISNFCVFSAFIVVNAALIKLHVSRPELRKQQGFRVPLHVPLGAGRVSVLPCVSIVLLMALIAANVKNLLG